CGCTGGCTGCAGCTCGTACCTGGTAATAACAGGTCCCTTGTTTATCTCTACCACCTTTGCATCTATGCCAAAATCCTGCAAGGTATCCTCTAATACCCTGGCACTTCCTTCTAAATCCTCGCCCTTAATCTTCTCTGGCTCAGATGAAGGCATATTTAATAATTCCAAAGAAGGAAGCTTGTAGTCTCCGACTATCCTTGGTGTAAGTTTAACTGGTTTTTTAGGGGCAGGTTTTGGTTGAGCGAATATCTTAGGTTTTGGCAATACGATCCTCGGCGCAACTGGCCTCTCTACCTTTTTCTCTTCCTTGTCCCTTGTCCCTTGTCCCTTGTCCCTTGTCCCCAAGTTAACCGCCGGTCTCAACTTAGGCCTATCCTTAACCCTGACCCTCTTCTTGCTCGCCATCCCCGATATCAATTTCCATGCGCGGCCAAATAAAAATGAAAAAATAGGTATAATCAAAAACTCTGTAGCAACCATGAGCGACAGGATAGCCAATGCAAGGGTTACTATGTATCCGCCGATCCCGCCAAAGTATCCAAGAATCTTGCTCGAAACAAAAAAACCAATAAGCCCGCCCCTCTCGACCGAAAGAACAGAATCTCCTGCGGCTGTAAGACTGAAGAACGCGCTGGCTGAGCTAAAAAGCAGCCCCAATCCTAAAAACCTGAACAAAGGTTTTTGTTCTAATCTTTCAGCGAGAATACCAATACCCCACGTGAAACACAAGAATGGAATAAGAAAACCCGCATAGCCCACTACCTTAAACACAAGCCACGCAAGATACGCGCCCACTATGCCAATATAATTTCTAACATGCAGATTCGGGGAGGATGTTTCAAAGGAAATATCGTAAGGAGAGTAAGAAACCATTGCCGCCAGTAAAATCACTGCCAGCGCGAATAAGCTAAGCGAGATCAGTAAATCTTTCTTATCTCTTGTCATTTTCCCGTTTCCCGTTAGCCCGTTGCCCGTTTAGCCCGTTACAAAAATAATAGAGCTACTAGCCCAAGAATAATGCAATAAATGCCAAACAGATGAAACTTATTCTTGTAAAGCACCCTTAATAACAATTTTAATGACAAAACACCAATAATGCAAGAAGTAATAAAGCCTATTAAATAAATCGGGCTAAATCCTGTCAAGGCCGGATCTTTTATCTTAAATAAGGCCGCGCCTATTATTGCGGGAATGGCTAATAAAAATGAAAATCTCGCGGCAGCCTGGCCATCGAGCCCCAGAAATAATCCCGTGGAAATAGTCACGCCGCTCCTTGATATGCCTGGCATAACTGCAATAGCCTGGGCCAGGCCTATCAAGATTGCCTTAAGGCCTGAAATACCACCAGAGCCGAATCTAAGAAAGCTCCCAAGGATAAGCCATATGCCGGTTACAACAAGCATTGCGCCGACCATCTTGACATTGCCAAATGCTGCTTCGATCCCTTTACCAAAAAACAATACGCATAATACAGTAACAGCAGTTGCCATTAAGATAAAGAAACCTATTTTTCTCTTAACAGTAACTGCCTCTATTATATCTTTCCAAAATACTATGAATATAGCGGCCAGAGTACCAACATGCAGAAATATATCAAAACTAAGCTGCGGCCCTTCCATACCCATCAGCTTATGCATGATCACGAGATGACCCGAGCTGGAGACTGGAAGAAATTCAGTAAGGCCTTGGACTATGCCGGAGATTAAGGCTTGGAGGAAAGTCATACTTTACAGCAAGAGGTTACGAAGGTTATGGAAGGTTATGTAACGTTCCATAACATTACGTAACATTCCATAACCTCCACGTATTAAAACACTTATTCCTGCGCCTGCTTAATACTCAAATTCAACCTACCCATATCATCTATCTTAATCAGCTTGACCTTGACCTTGTCGCCTACTTTTACAGCTTCCTCGACATTTTTGACAAACTTGCCTGCCAATTCAGATACATGGATCAGGCCTTCTTTTCCAGGGAAGATCTCGCAAAACGCGCCGAAATTCATAAGACGCGTGATCGTGCCCTCAAACACAGTGCCTATCTTGATATCACCTGCTATACCTTTTATGATCTCTATGGCCCTATCAATGGCTTCCTTGTTCTCAGACGCTACTGAAACCTTACCTTCATCTCCATCCACCTCGATGGTCGCTCCTGTTTCCTGAATGATCCTCTTTATTACCTTTCCGCCTGGCCCTATTACCGCGCCGATCTTGTCCTTATTTATAGTGATCATCTTTATCTTTGGCGCGTACTCAGAAAGTTCCTGCCGCGGCCCTTCCATTGCTTCCTTGATCTTATTCAAGATAAATGAACGCGCGGGTTTTGTCTGCGTCATAATCTTTTTTATTAATTCCAGGTCAATACCATCGATTTTCAGATCCATCTGGAGCGCTGTGACACCTACCTCAGTGCCTGTGACTTTAAAATCCATATCTCCAAAATGATCTTCAATGCCCGCGATATCAGTCAGGATCATGGCCTTGTCCCCATCTTTTACCAGACCCATGGCAATACCAGATACAGGTCTTTTTATAGGTACGCCCGCGTCCATCAAAGAAAGCGTGCTCGCGCACACTGTTGCCATGCTGCTCGAACCATTTGACTCAAGTATCTCAGATACGATCCTTACTGTATAAGGAAATTCCTCAGCAGATGGCATCACTGCCTCAAGCGCCCTTGCTGCTAAAGCGCCATGCCCGATCTCACGCCTTCCAGGACCTCTTGCAGGCCTTGCCTCTCCCACGCTAAACGGAGGAAAGTTATAATGCAGCATAAAACTCTTGAACTTCTCGCCTTCCAGTGTATCAAGCCTCTGCTCATCATCGCCAGTGCCCAATGTCGTTACAGACAGACTCTGCGTCTGTCCTCTTGTGAATAACCCTGAGCCATGCGTCCTGGGCAGCACCCCGACTTCACACGTGATCTCCCTTATGTCCTCACACTTCCTGCCATCTACTCTTTTCTTTTTTTCTAATATAAACTTGCGGACCTCTTCCTTCTCGATCTTCTCAAGCGCGCTCTTTATATCCGCGTCTTCTAAGGTCTCGTCCTGCGCCTTTAACTTTTCTATGACCTCTTTGCTCAGGATACTCAAAGCCTCTTCTCTCTGCTCCTTTATAGGAAGAGAGTTAACTTTATTCAATCCTGACAGAGAAAGCTTTTTAACCTTCTCGCATAACTCATCTGAGACAAGCTTCAATTCAGGCTTGATCTTTTTCTTGCCTGCTTTTTTCTTTAATTCCTCTTGTAGTTCAATTGTCTCAGCTATGTATTTCTGGGCAAGCTCTATTGCCTCGACCATCTTTTCTTCTGATATCTCGCTTGCTCCTGCCTCGAGCATAACGATCTTGTCCTTCATGCCTACCGCGACCAGATTTAAAGCGCTGTTCTCCATCTCATCAAATGTAGGATTCACGATAAATTTATCTTCTACTAATCCTATCCTCACAGCGCCCACAGGCCCTGCGAACGGTATATCTGAGATCGTCAATGCGGCTGAGGCGCCTATCAAGGCAGGTATGTCAGAATTATTTTCTCCATCGCTTGAAAGCACTATTGCGAATATCTGCACGTCATTTAAAAACCCCTCTGGAAATAACGGCCTTATAGGCCTATCTATGAGCCTGGCGGTCAGGATCTCTTTTTCCGTAGGCCTTCCTTCTCTTTTGAAATATCCACCGGGTATCTTACCCGCAGCATATGTCTTTTCCTGGTATTCCACTGTAAGAGGGAAAAAGCCGATACCCTTCCTCTGTTCTTTTGAACTGACAGCAGTAGCCAGGACCATGGTATCTCCATACTGCACACACACAGAACCGCTTGCCTGCTTTGCCATTTTCCCGGTTTCAATAACTAAATTCTCTTTTCCTATCTTTCTTTCGACTTTCATTGAAGACTCCCTTTCTTAGTTGTAGCTTTCAGCCCTCAACTCTCAGCTCTCAGCCTTAAAAGCTGAAAGCTGACAGCTGATCGCTGAAAGCTATCGTTATAATAAAAGCGGATCTGCCGACCCTAATTACCTGCTTAGCGACCCAGGTCGTTAAATCCGCCCTTCATTATTTCTTTAAGTTTAACTTTTTTACGAGCTCGCGATACTTGTCAGTATTTTCTCTTCTTAAATACTCCAAGAGTCTTTTTCTCTGACTGACCAAACGTAAAAGACCTACCCTGGAATGATAATCCTTCTTATGAGCTTTAAAATGCCCTGTAAGGTTATTAATCCTATTGGTAAGCAATGCTACCTGCACACTGCAGGAGCCTGTGTCTTTTTCGTGCTCAGCAAAATCCTTCACGATCCCTTGTTTTGCATCCTTCGCTAATACCATTTTTCTCTCCTTTGAGCTGAAATTATACTATTTTTTACCCCTGCGGTCAAGCAATTTCTTCACGACCAACATATATCCCAATATCTTTAACTCATATAATACTATAAAAGGTAGATTCAATAATATGCCACGTAATGAATCATTCTTTTTTATGCATAAGTATCTATTCTTAATATACCTTCTCTTCAACTCCTCAGAAATACGGTGGACTAGGGGTTGGGGTGTCCTGTGAGTGGGAGGATCCACACCGGGCGGAGGGGCCCACGAACAGGATACCCCGACCTCTAGTCCACCCGCAGTTCCCCCTCTCACATGATACGCTAGTGCCTTCGGGTTATAATATGCTTTCCAATCCTTCTTCTGTGCTCTCCAACATAAGTCTAGATCTTCGTAATACATGTCAAATCTCTCGTCAAAATATCCATATTTATCCCTTACATTCTTCAGCATGCTTTTTCTTAAAAAAGCGCATGCGCCGCTGGCTCCAAATACATATCCTGGCTCATCATACTGCCCCTTGTCTACCTTTCCATAGCCTCTCTCGACTGGCTTTCTATTCTTGCCTAAAAATAATCCTGTTGAATCTATGGTCTTTTTATCCATTCTTAATATTTTTCCGCTTACCATGCCGATTCGCGTATCAAGACCTATCGCCAATAGAACCTGCCTCAGATAATCTTTGTCCAACACGCAGTCGTTATTCAGGCATAAGACAAAATTCCCTTTTGACGCATCAATGCCCTGATTCTGCGCTTTACAAAAAAGAAGGTTGCTGGTATTTCTGATCAATTGAACATCCGAATAATACATGGCTACCATCTCGATACTGCCATCGGTAGAGGCATTATCTACAACAATAGTCTCAATATCCTGAAAATTCTGTCCCCTTACGGAGTCCAGACACTGCCTCAACAAATCTTTCCTGTTGTAATTGACAATTATTATTGATATCATAGATTTAATTATATCATGAATCAAACAGAAACCAAACCCTTATCACCCCTCATATTTATTCCCTTATTATCCCTTATCTTCATCCGGCCTTTCATCTCTGGCCTTGCATACCCGGCCTTTGAGATGTTTTATGAAAACATCTTGATATTCCTTGCTATCATGATCTTATTCATGGAAAGATCCAGATTTAAACTGTATCCTAAAAATTTCAGTAACTTCCCTGTAATATTCCTATTATTTGCCTATGCTATTTCAACTATATTCTCGATCAACATACAAAACTCTATTAGAGAAACGCTTAAATTCATCAGTTTCTTTGCCATATTCTTTATGGTTTCCCAATCTGATGAAAAACAAAAGAAACTGCTGCTAAAGACCATTGTCATAGCTGCTTCAATAATAAGTCTGTATTCAATATACCAGTACTTCTGGGGATATGGACGCACACTAGATTATCTACAAAAAACCAACAGCGATTTTCTCTCCACCTCTTCCTATGCCCGCGACATCCTGCTCTCAAAACGCGCAATAGGAACATTTCCCTCTCCGAATATCTTAGCTGGATACTTGATAATAATGTTTTTTCTCGCAATGCACTTACAGCGTCGCATTTCGCTAGTTCTAATCACTGCTGCGTTAATCCTCACTAAATCCATGGGCGCGTGGTTAAGTCTTATTGCTGCACTGATCTACCTCGGTAACTTCGTAAGTTACCCAAAGGGTAACTTACGAAGTTACCGAGGTAAGTTAATGGCAGTATTAATCGTAGCTATACTATGTTTTATCCTCGTGAATCGCTGGGAACGCCTGATGAACATGGAAAACCCGCAAAATTCCATTACCCAGCGCCTAAACTACTGGCGCACAGCCATAGCCATAATAAAAGATCAGGCTATTTTTGGAGTCGGACCTGGTAATTTTCAAGAAGTCTTCTTGGGGCATAAGGTAGGCTTAGGCACAGATACAAGATACGCGCATAACATATTTCTTCACATATGGTCAGAAATAGGTATCTTAGGTCTTGTAGGAGTCTTTTACCTTATTATTAATTTTTTCAGAAAAGCCAGATCTCAATCCAGCTATAGATTTATACTGTGCGGCGGGCTTGTGTTTATCCTGCATAATCTCATAGATAATACCTTTTTCATGCCTCAAGCTGCACTCTTCTGGTGGATATTACTGGCTTCTAAGGAATAGA
This is a stretch of genomic DNA from Candidatus Gorgyraea atricola. It encodes these proteins:
- a CDS encoding undecaprenyl-diphosphate phosphatase, which encodes MTFLQALISGIVQGLTEFLPVSSSGHLVIMHKLMGMEGPQLSFDIFLHVGTLAAIFIVFWKDIIEAVTVKRKIGFFILMATAVTVLCVLFFGKGIEAAFGNVKMVGAMLVVTGIWLILGSFLRFGSGGISGLKAILIGLAQAIAVMPGISRSGVTISTGLFLGLDGQAAARFSFLLAIPAIIGAALFKIKDPALTGFSPIYLIGFITSCIIGVLSLKLLLRVLYKNKFHLFGIYCIILGLVALLFL
- the pnp gene encoding polyribonucleotide nucleotidyltransferase; the protein is MKVERKIGKENLVIETGKMAKQASGSVCVQYGDTMVLATAVSSKEQRKGIGFFPLTVEYQEKTYAAGKIPGGYFKREGRPTEKEILTARLIDRPIRPLFPEGFLNDVQIFAIVLSSDGENNSDIPALIGASAALTISDIPFAGPVGAVRIGLVEDKFIVNPTFDEMENSALNLVAVGMKDKIVMLEAGASEISEEKMVEAIELAQKYIAETIELQEELKKKAGKKKIKPELKLVSDELCEKVKKLSLSGLNKVNSLPIKEQREEALSILSKEVIEKLKAQDETLEDADIKSALEKIEKEEVRKFILEKKKRVDGRKCEDIREITCEVGVLPRTHGSGLFTRGQTQSLSVTTLGTGDDEQRLDTLEGEKFKSFMLHYNFPPFSVGEARPARGPGRREIGHGALAARALEAVMPSAEEFPYTVRIVSEILESNGSSSMATVCASTLSLMDAGVPIKRPVSGIAMGLVKDGDKAMILTDIAGIEDHFGDMDFKVTGTEVGVTALQMDLKIDGIDLELIKKIMTQTKPARSFILNKIKEAMEGPRQELSEYAPKIKMITINKDKIGAVIGPGGKVIKRIIQETGATIEVDGDEGKVSVASENKEAIDRAIEIIKGIAGDIKIGTVFEGTITRLMNFGAFCEIFPGKEGLIHVSELAGKFVKNVEEAVKVGDKVKVKLIKIDDMGRLNLSIKQAQE
- the rpsO gene encoding 30S ribosomal protein S15, translating into MVLAKDAKQGIVKDFAEHEKDTGSCSVQVALLTNRINNLTGHFKAHKKDYHSRVGLLRLVSQRKRLLEYLRRENTDKYRELVKKLNLKK
- a CDS encoding glycosyltransferase family 2 protein, producing the protein MISIIIVNYNRKDLLRQCLDSVRGQNFQDIETIVVDNASTDGSIEMVAMYYSDVQLIRNTSNLLFCKAQNQGIDASKGNFVLCLNNDCVLDKDYLRQVLLAIGLDTRIGMVSGKILRMDKKTIDSTGLFLGKNRKPVERGYGKVDKGQYDEPGYVFGASGACAFLRKSMLKNVRDKYGYFDERFDMYYEDLDLCWRAQKKDWKAYYNPKALAYHVRGGTAGGLEVGVSCSWAPPPGVDPPTHRTPQPLVHRISEELKRRYIKNRYLCIKKNDSLRGILLNLPFIVLYELKILGYMLVVKKLLDRRGKK
- a CDS encoding O-antigen ligase family protein yields the protein MFYENILIFLAIMILFMERSRFKLYPKNFSNFPVIFLLFAYAISTIFSINIQNSIRETLKFISFFAIFFMVSQSDEKQKKLLLKTIVIAASIISLYSIYQYFWGYGRTLDYLQKTNSDFLSTSSYARDILLSKRAIGTFPSPNILAGYLIIMFFLAMHLQRRISLVLITAALILTKSMGAWLSLIAALIYLGNFVSYPKGNLRSYRGKLMAVLIVAILCFILVNRWERLMNMENPQNSITQRLNYWRTAIAIIKDQAIFGVGPGNFQEVFLGHKVGLGTDTRYAHNIFLHIWSEIGILGLVGVFYLIINFFRKARSQSSYRFILCGGLVFILHNLIDNTFFMPQAALFWWILLASKE